The Bombus terrestris chromosome 9, iyBomTerr1.2, whole genome shotgun sequence genome contains a region encoding:
- the LOC100646301 gene encoding spectrin beta chain isoform X1, which produces MTTDISVVRGGWDPTLQQEIVDEYEYDGGNSSSRLFERSRIKALAGERELVQKKTFQKWVNSHLVRCSCRIGDLYVDLRDGKMLIKLLEILSGERLPRPTKGKMRIHCLENVDKALQFLREQRVHLENMGSHDIVDGNPRLSLGLIWTIILRFQIQDITIEETDNQETKSAKDALLLWCQMKTAGYHNVNVRNFTTSWRDGLAFNAIIHKHRPDLIQFDKLSKSNAIYNLNNAFNVAEDKLGLTKLLDAEDIFVDHPDEKSIITYVVTYYHYFSKMKQETVQGKRIGKVVGIAMENDRMIHEYESLTSDLLRWIEGTIEALGDRRFANSLVGVQSQLSQFSNYRTVEKPPKFVEKGNLEVLLFTLQSKMRANNQKPYTPKEGKMISDINKAWERLEKAEHERELALREELIRQEKLEQLAARFNRKASMRETWLSENQRLVSQDNFGFDLAAVEAAAKKHEAIETDIFAYEERVQAVMAVSQELEAENYHDIERINARKDNVLRLWNYLLELLRARRMRLELSLQLQQNFQEMLYILDSMEEIKMRLLTDDYGKHLMGVEDLLQKHSLVEADINVLGERVKAVVQQSQRFLEHGEGYRPCDPTIIVERVQQLEDAYAELVRLAVERRARLEESRKLWQFYWDMADEENWIKEKEQIVSTGDIGHDLTTINLLLSKHKALENEIQSHEPQLMSVAAVGDELVRQKHFGSDRIQERLQEILGMWNHLLDLAAFRRKRLEEAVDYHQLFADADDIDIWMLDTLRLVSSEDVGRDEANVQSLLKKHKDVTDELKNYATTIDQLRQQASSLGEQDAKSPEVLERLDSIDSRYKELMELAKLRKQRLLDALSLYKLFSESDGVEQWIGEKNRMLETMVPAKDIEDVEIMKHRYNGFEKEMYANASRVAVVNQLARQLLHVEHPNSEQIVARQNELNQKWAELREKAENKREELNSAHGVQTFHIECRETVSWIEDKKRILQQTDSLEMDLTGVMTLQRRLSGMERDLAAIQAKLDALEMEAQNIQQQNLEDPEVIKGRIDQIHTIWEQLTQMLKERDAKLEEAGDLHRFLRDLDHFQAWLRRTQTDVASEDTPTTLADAEKLLTQHQNIKEEIDNYTDDYQKMMEYGERLTSEAGDGDTQYMFLRERLNALKMGWEDLRQMWVNRKILLSNSLNLQIFDRDARQAEVLLSQQEHILAKDETPANFEQAEHMIKRHEAFMTTMDANDEKINSVVQFAGRLVDEGHFAADKVKKKAESINERRRINREKANQYMEKLKDQLQLQMFLQDCEELGEWVQEKHITAQDETYRSAKTVHSKWTRHQAFEAEIASNKDRLQQLQQAAEELIQQKPDLAEIIKPKVAELADQFEELETTTHDKGERLFDANREVLIHQTCDDIDSWMNELEKQIESTDTGSDLASVNILMQKQQMIETQMAVKARQVTELDKQAEHLQRTVPDDKMEEIKCKKEKVAQRFAQLKAPLIDRQRQLEKKKEAFQFRRDVEDEKLWIAEKMPQATSTEYGNSLFNVHMLKKKNQSLRTEIENHEPRINLVCNNGQKLIDEGHEDSPEFQKLIPELTEKWKELKHAVDDRNKHLLQNEKAQQYFFDATEAESWMSEQELYMMVEDRGKDEISAQNLMKKHESLEHAMEDYAETIRQLGETARQLINDQHPLVDQIAVKQSQVDKLYAGLKDLAGERRAKLDDALQLFMLNREVDDLEQWIAERELVAGSHELGQDYDHVTLLWERFKEFARDTEAIGSERVAAVNGIADSLMASGHSDAATIAEWEDGLNEVWQDLLELIETRTQMLEASKELHKFFHDCKDVLGRILEKQNAMSDELGRDAGSVSALQRKHANFMQDLSTLQSQVSQIQEESATLQASYCGDKAREITNREGEVVAAWNNLQSLCDGRRTKLEDTGDLFRFFNMVRTLMIWMDDVVRQMNTSEKPRDVAGVELLMNNHQSLKAEIDAREDNLMACINLGKDLLARNHYASSQIKEKLAALTDHRNALLHRWEERWENLQLILEVYQFARDAAVAEAWLVAQEPYLMSQELGHTIDEVENLIKKHEAFEKSAAAQEERFSALHRLTTFELKEMKRREQEREEEERRKKEEAAAAEAARLAKATPVTSPDEPPSERAEAEGVPTGERPAGEDESHVAHRKASTRTPQPQDKPKEVHAQKPARLSMRGEATPPATTPLKPSQGLSSPTTPKGGSGSESGTLRRKERSRSKSPFRSFRWRKSAKSPSLDRSGVSDDERSISEQRSPTDDEFEGVLQRKHEWESTTKKASNRSWHKVYMVVRGQSLFVYTDQKSYKAAPDQPYKGESPLDLRGATITVASDYTKKKHVFRVKSQSGSDFLFQAKDDAEMNDWVTVLNQAAQGTSGAGTSRAHTLPAPTQAETKRRSFFTLKKN; this is translated from the exons ATGACGACCGACATCTCGGTGGTGCGCGGGGGTTGGGACCCCACGCTACAACAAGAGATTGTCGATGAGTACGAATACGACGGGGGAAACTCGAGTTCGAGACTTTTTGAACGTTCACGCATCAAAGCTTTAGCTG GTGAACGTGAATTGGTACAAAAGAAGACTTTCCAAAAATGGGTCAATTCCCATCTGGTTCGGTGTTCATGCCGAATTGGCGATCTATACGTCGATCTTCGAGATGGCAAAATGCTCATCAAGCTTCTCGAGATTCTCTCCGGAGAACGTTTACCACGACCTACGAAAGGAAAAATGCGAATCCATTGTCTAGAAAACGTCGATAAAGCGTTGCAATTCCTTCGGGAGCAACGAGTGCATCTAGAAAATATGGGATCTCACGACATAGTCGATGGAAATCCTCGTTTGAGTCTTGGTCTCATCTGGACCATCATCCTGCGATTCCAAATTCAAGACATTACCATCGAAGAAACGGACAATCAAGAAACGAAATCAGCGAAAGACGCTCTACTTCTTTGGTGTCAAATGAAAACTGCTGGATATCACAATGTAAATGTACGAAATTTCACTACATCCTGGCGCGATGGTTTAGCCTTCAACGCCATCATCCATAAACACCGTCCGGATTTGATCCAGTTCGATAAACTTTCCAAATCAAAtgctatttacaatttaaacaACGCGTTCAATGTAGCCGAAGACAAGCTTGGTCTGACGAAACTTTTAGATGCCGAAGACATATTCGTCGATCATCCTGACGAAAAATCAATCATCACTTATGTAGTCACGTATTATCATTACTTTTCAAAGATGAAACAGGAGACCGTGCAAGGTAAAAGAATAGGCAAAGTGGTTGGTATTGCTATGGAGAATGACCGTATGATACACGAGTACGAAAGTTTAACCAGTGACCTATTGAGATGGATAGAAGGCACAATAGAGGCTTTAGGTGATCGTCGGTTTGCTAACTCTTTAGTAGGAGTGCAATCTCAGCTCTCCCAATTCTCTAATTATCGTACTGTAGAGAAACCTCCGAAGTTTGTCGAGAAAGGCAATCTGGAGGTGTTGCTGTTCACTTTACAGTCGAAGATGCGAGCCAATAATCAAAAACCATATACGCCTAAAGAGGGTAAGATGATCTCGGACATTAACAAAGCGTGGGAGAGGCTAGAAAAGGCGGAACACGAGCGTGAATTGGCTCTGCGTGAAGAATTGATTCGTCAGGAGAAATTGGAACAATTAGCAGCTAGATTCAACCGAAAGGCTAGCATGAGAGAGACCTGGTTGTCCGAGAATCAACGTTTGGTTTCTCAGGATAATTTCGGTTTCGATTTAGCTGCTGTGGAAGCTGCAGCCAAGAAGCACGAGGCCATCGAGACAGACATCTTTGCCTATGAAGAACGAGTTCAAGCTGTTATGGCTGTATCACAGGAATTGGAAGCTGAGAATTATCACGATATCGAACGTATTAATGCCCGGAAAGACAATGTTCTTAGATTGTGGAATTATCTGCTCGAATTGCTTCGTGCTAGAAGGATGAGATTAGAGTTGTCTTTGCAGCTCCAACAGAACTTCCAAGAGATGCTGTACATTCTAGACAGtatggaagaaataaaaatgcgTCTGTTGACCGACGATTATGGAAAGCACTTGATGGGCGTCGAGGATCTTTTGCAGAAACATTCTCTGGTAGAAGCTGATATCAACGTGTTGGGCGAAAGAGTGAAAGCTGTCGTTCAACAGAGCCAGAGATTCTTAGAACACGGAGAAGGTTATCGACCGTGTGATCCAACCATCATTGTTGAACGCGTACAACAGCTCGAAGACGCGTATGCTGAATTGGTACGCCTGGCAGTCGAACGCAGAGCCAGATTGGAAGAATCTCGTAAATTGTGGCAGTTCTATTGGGACATGGCCGACGAGGAGAATTGGATAAAGGAGAAAGAACAGATCGTATCGACTGGAGACATTGGTCACGATTTGACGACTATAAATCTGCTGTTGTCCAAACACAAAGCACTGGAGAATGAAATTCAGTCTCATGAACCGCAATTAATGTCTGTGGCTGCTGTTGGAGATGAACTGGTTCGTCAGAAACACTTTGGTTCTGATAGGATTCAGGAGAGACTCCAAGAAATTCTGGGAATGTGGAATCATCTCCTGGATTTGGCCGCTTTCAGAAGGAAGCGCTTGGAGGAGGCTGTAGACTATCATCAACTGTTTGCAGATGCTGATGACATTGATATTTGGATGCTGGATACACTACGACTCGTATCATCAGAAGACGTTGGCAGAGACGAAGCCAATGTCCAATCGTTGTTGAAGAAACACAAAGATGTGACAGATGAACTCAAGAACTACGCTACAACTATCGATCAGCTTCGTCAGCAGGCATCGTCTCTTGGTGAGCAGGATGCTAAGTCACCGGAAGTGCTGGAAAGACTGGACTCCATAGACTCCAGATACAAGGAACTTATGGAACTCGCCAAGCTTCGCAAACAGAGATTGTTGGATGCATTATCATTGTACAAGTTGTTCAGCGAGTCAGACGGAGTGGAGCAATGGATCGGTGAGAAGAATAGGATGTTGGAGACTATGGTACCAGCAAAGGATATCGAAGACGTTGAGATTATGAAGCACAGATACAATGGTTTCGAAAAGGAAATGTATGCCAACGCTTCGCGAGTTGCTGTGGTCAATCAACTCGCAAGACAATTATTGCACGTTGAACATCCCAATTCTGAGCAGATCGTTGCACGTCAGAACGAGTTGAACCAGAAATGGGCTGAGCTCCGCGAGAAAGCAGAGAACAAACGTGAAGAATTGAACTCTGCTCATGGCGTACAGACCTTCCATATTGAATGCCGCGAGACAGTATCTTGGATCGAGGATAAGAAACGTATCCTTCAACAAACAGACAGTTTAGAGATGGATCTGACTGGAGTCATGACCTTGCAACGTCGACTAAGTGGAATGGAGCGCGACTTGGCAGCCATCCAGGCTAAATTGGACGCCTTGGAAATGGAGGCTCAGAATATCCAACAACAGAATCTGGAAGATCCTGAGGTGATCAAGGGAAGGATTGATCAGATACACACTATTTGGGAGCAATTGACACAGATGTTGAAGGAACGTGATGCAAAATTGGAAGAAGCAGGTGATCTTCACAGATTCCTCAGAGATTTGGATCACTTCCAGGCTTGGTTACGCAGGACACAAACTGATGTGGCCAGCGAAGATACTCCAACTACCTTGGCTGATGCTGAGAAACTCTTGACACAACACCAGAATATTAAGGAAGAGATTGATAATTATACCGATGACTACCAGAAGATGATGGAGTACGGCGAGAGATTGACCAGTGAAGCTGGTGATGGTGATACACAGTACATGTTCCTTAGGGAGAGATTAAACGCCCTGAAGATGGGCTGGGAGGATTTACGCCAGATGTGGGTCAACAGAAAGATCTTATTGTCCAATTCTCTTAATCTGCAAATCTTCGATCGCGACGCACGCCAGGCAGAAGTGCTTTTGTCCCAGCAAGAGCACATTCTCGCTAAGGATGAAACGCCGGCGAACTTCGAACAAGCGGAGCACATGATCAAGCGTCACGAGGCGTTCATGACTACGATGGACGCGAACGATGAGAAAATCAACTCCGTGGTGCAGTTCGCTGGACGACTTGTCGACGAGGGCCACTTCGCGGCGGACAAAGTCAAGAAGAAGGCAGAGAGCATTAACGAGCGTCGTCGAATAAACCGAGAGAAGGCGAATCAGTATATGGAGAAACTCAAGGATCAGTTACAGTTGCAGATGTTCTTACAGGATTGCGAAGAATTGGGTGAATGGGTTCAGGAGAAGCATATCACCGCTCAAGATGAAACTTATAGAAGTGCCAAGACGGTGCATAGCAAGTGGACAAGGCACCAGGCGTTTGAGGCTGAAATCGCGAGTAATAAGGATCGTCTGCAGCAATTACAACAGGCTGCTGAAGAATTGATTCAACAGAAGCCTGATCTAGCTGAGATTATCAAGCCTAAAGTGGCAGAACTGGCTGACCAGTTCGAGGAACTTGAGACCACTACTCATGACAAAGGTGAACGCCTGTTCGACGCCAATCGTGAAGTTCTTATTCACCAGACTTGCGACGATATTGATTCTTGGATGAACGAACTGGAGAAACAGATTGAAAGCACCGATACTGGTTCTGATTTGGCATCGGTGAATATCTTGATGCAGAAACAACAAATGATCGAAACTCAGATGGCTGTGAAAGCGAGACAGGTCACAGAGTTGGACAAACAGGCTGAACACTTGCAACGTACGGTGCCTGACGACAAGATGGAGGAGATTAAGTGCAAGAAGGAGAAGGTGGCTCAGAGATTCGCCCAACTGAAAGCACCATTAATCGATCGTCAACGTCAgttagagaagaagaaggaagctTTCCAGTTCAGGCGCGACGTGGAAGACGAGAAGCTCTGGATCGCCGAGAAGATGCCTCAGGCTACCAGTACGGAGTACGGAAATTCATTATTCAACGTGCACATGCTTAAGAAGAAGAACCAGTCTCTGCGTACTGAAATAGAGAATCATGAACCAAGAATCAATCTGGTCTGCAATAACGGACAGAAACTCATAGACGAGGGCCACGAGGATAGTCCTGAGTTCCAGAAATTGATACCCGAGTTAACCGAGAAATGGAAGGAGCTGAAGCATGCTGTAGACGACAGGAACAAGCATCTCTTGCAAAACGAAAAGGCACAGCAGTACTTCTTTGACGCGACAGAAGCGGAATCCTGGATGAGCGAACAAGAATTGTATATGATGGTAGAAGACCGTGGCAAGGACGAAATTTCAGCCCAGAACTTAATGAAGAAACACGAGTCTTTGGAACATGCCATGGAAGATTATGCAGAGACTATCCGCCAGCTTGGAGAAACCGCCAGGCAGCTCATTAACGATCAACATCCTCTTGTTGACCAGATTGCTGTGAAACAATCACAAGTAGACAAACTGTACGCTGGTTTGAAAGATCTTGCTGGTGAACGTCGAGCTAAATTAGACGACGCTCTTCAATTATTCATGTTGAACAGAGAAGTGGACGATCTTGAACAGTGGATCGCAGAAAGAGAATTGGTAGCTGGAAGCCACGAATTAGGTCAGGATTACGATCATGTGACGCTCCTTTGGGAGAGGTTCAAAGAGTTTGCTCGAGATACCGAGGCGATAGGCTCGGAAAGAGTGGCGGCAGTGAATGGAATTGCAGATTCTCTAATGGCAAGTGGTCACTCCGATGCTGCTACTATTGCAGAATGGGAGGATGGTTTGAACGAAGTCTGGCAAGATCTGCTAGAATTGATCGAGACTCGTACACAAATGCTGGAAGCTAGTAAAGAACTGCACAAGTTCTTCCACGATTGCAAAGACGTGCTTGGAAGAATCTTGGAGAAACAGAACGCTATGTCTGACGAATTAGGTCGCGATGCTGGCTCAGTCTCAGCTTTGCAGAGGAAGCACGCCAACTTTATGCAGGATTTATCCACGTTGCAGAGCCAGGTGTCGCAGATCCAAGAGGAATCTGCTACGTTACAAGCTAGTTATTGTGGAGACAAGGCTAGAGAGATCACTAATCGTGAAGGAGAGGTAGTTGCTGCTTGGAACAATCTTCAATCGCTTTGCGATGGTAGAAGAACGAAACTGGAGGATACCGGTGATCTGTTCCGATTCTTCAACATGGTTAGGACTCTGATGATTTGGATGGATGACGTAGTTCGTCAGATGAACACTTCGGAGAAACCTCGCGACGTTGCTGGAGTGGAATTACTAATGAACAATCATCAAAGTTTGAAAGCCGAAATAGATGCTAGAGAGGACAACCTGATGGCGTGTATCAATCTTGGGAAAGACTTGTTAGCCAGGAACCACTATGCTAGTAGCCAGATCAAGGAGAAATTGGCAGCTTTAACTGATCACAGAAACGCGTTGCTGCATAGATGGGAGGAACGTTGGGAGAATCTACAACTGa TTTTGGAGGTCTATCAATTCGCAAGAGACGCAGCAGTTGCTGAAGCATGGTTAGTCGCCCAGGAACCATATCTTATGAGTCAAGAACTCGGC CACACAATCGATGAAGTAGAGAATTTGATTAAGAAGCACGAAGCGTTTGAAAAATCGGCAGCTGCTCAGGAAGAAAGGTTTAGTGCCTTGCATCGACTCACTACG TTTGAGTTGAAAGAAATGAAGAGGAGAGAACAAgaacgagaggaagaagaaagacgCAAGAAAGAGGAGGCCGCAGCAGCCGAGGCAGCTCGATTAGCTAAAGCAACACCAGTAACTAGTCCAGACGAACCACCGAGCGAAAG AGCCGAAGCAGAAGGTGTACCAACTGGAGAACGTCCTGCCGGAGAAGACGAATCACATG TGGCACATCGCAAGGCTTCTACACGTACACCACAACCTCAAGACAAGCCCAAGGAAG TGCATGCTCAGAAACCTGCACGTCTATCCATGCGAGGAGAAGCAACACCACCTGCCACCACCCCCTTGAAACCTTCGCAAGGTCTGTCTAGTCCAACAA CTCCGAAAGGTGGAAGCGGTTCCGAGTCTGGTACTTTAAGACGTAAGGAACGTAGTCGCAGCAAGTCGCCGTTCAGGAGTTTCCGCTGGAGAAAGTCCGCCAAGTCGCCGAGTTTAGATCGAAGTGGCGTGAGTGACGATGAGCGCAGTATTTCCG AACAACGAAGTCCCACCGATGATGAATTCGAGGGCGTGTTGCAACGAAAGCACGAATGGGAGAGCACAACGAAGAAGGCGTCTAATCGGTCCTGGCACAAAGTGTACATGGTCGTTCGTGGACAGAGCTTGTTTGTATATACCGACCAAAAATCATACAAGGCAGCGCCTGATCAACCGTACAAGGGAGAGTCTCCTCTGGACCTTAGAGGAGCGACTATTACTGTGGCGAGCGATTACACTAAGAAGAAACATGTCTTCCGAGTAAA GTCACAAAGCGGATCAGACTTCCTATTCCAGGCTAAGGACGATGCTGAAATGAATGACTGGGTTACCGTGTTGAACCAAGCAGCACAGGGTACATCAGGTGCGGGTACGTCTAGGGCGCACACTCTACCCGCGCCTACACAAGCCGAGACCAAGCGGCGTAGTTTCTTCACTCTCAAGAAAAA CTAA